The sequence CCATGCTTGGACAAGGTAAACCGTTGCCAGAGGTACTGGAATCTATGGGGATGGTTGTAGAAGGGATTCGCACGACTGAAGCGGCCTATGCCATCTCGGTTAAGTTAGGCGTCCAGATGCCGATAACGGATCAAATCTATCATGTACTCTTTAAAGGTCGAACTCCAAGAAATGCGGTAGAAGCCCTGATGGGCCGTGACCGAAAGACTGAGATGGAGTCCATCTCCCAGGAAACATGGGAGCAGTGGCATTCCTGATCACGTTCACCTTTTACCGGAAATTCTCATATGTTGTTATTGGGGATTGACGGAGGAGGGATGAATAGTGAGCAGAGATTTTTCCAAGGATGCATTGAACGCCATTAATAAAAAGGCGGGCAAGAACATTTCGGAAGGTGCCATCAAAAAGCTGGCCAGTACAGTTAAGCCAGGTACCACGCAGAATGAAGCCCAGCTCCGCCAGTTAATCAAGCAGGTGTCATCAATGGCGAAAGTGCCAGTCAGTGAAGCTACAGTGCAGGAGATTATCAATGCCGTCAAAAAAGGCGGCGCGAGTTCAGGCACAATGGAGTCTTTAATGAAAATGATGCTAAAAAAATAGTTTATTTCTTGCTGAGCAAAGAGCAAAGGAGCTGGGGTCGCACAGATTCCAGCTCTTTTGCTCTTTTTTTAAAATATAAGACACCCATGCCGCTGCGCGGCATCACTGAGGAATGAAAATATTGTCTATACTGGTTACTGGGCTGGCGAAGGTAGGTCGGAAATTCTTGGTGTCACGAACCCGCATATAAGACGGACCCCAACGACCCGGTGCATCACAGATTGTTGCTCCCTACGGGGAAGCACGCAGGGCAGAATAACCTTAGCATTGGTCTTTGCACCAGCCTTAATTACCGCCAGCAGGCAGGAGACGCAAACCGTGGAAATACTCATTGAACGTTGCTGTGGATTGGATGTGCACAAGAAGAGTATCACAGCATGTATCATCACCTCGAAAGGAAAGGAGATTCGGAGTTTTGAAACATTGACTCGTCGGCTGATTGATCTGGTAGATTGGATCAAAAGCGAACGGTGCACCCATGTCGCGATGGAGAGTACCGGAGATTACTGGAAACCCATTTATAATCTGCTAGAAATGGAAGACCTTGAGCCACTGGTCGTAAACGCCCAGCATATCAAAGCCGTGCCAGGACGCAAAACGGACGTGAAAGATGCAGAATGGATAGCGAAATTACTCCGGCATGGGTTGGTGCAAGGCAGCTACATTCCGAATCGGGATCAACGAGAACTTCGGGAAATTATCCGTTATCGCCGAAGTATCATTGAAGAACGCACGCGTGAAGTGAACCGGCTGCAAAAGGTACTAGAAGGCGGCAATATCAAACTTTCGTCGGTAGCGTCTAATGTGCTAGGCGTGTCTGGACGAAACATGCTGGAAGCGATGATTCAAGGAGAAAGTGATCCGTCCATCCTGGCTGACTTTGCGCAAAAGAAGTTAAAGGCCAAGAAAGAGCAATTGAAACTTGCACTGGAGGGAAGCCTAGGTCCCCATCAATTATTAATGCTGGAAAAACAGTTGTCGCATATCGACCAATTGAATGAGTTAATCACGGAACTGGATGAAGAGATCGAGCGCCGAATGAGCCCTTTTGCTGAGGATCTGAAGTTGTTGGATACCATCCCCGGTGTCGGTAAGCGAACCGCTGAGCAAATTCTGGCGGAAATTGGGACAGACATGACACGGTTTCCTAGTGCAGGACATTTATGTTCCTGGGCAGGGATGACTCCAGGTCACGATGAAAGTGCGGGGAAGAAGAGATCCGCCAAAACCCGAAAAGGGAACAAAAAACTACGAAGTGCACTCGTAGAATCAGCGCGAGCCGCAGGACGAAAAAAGAACACCTACCTGTCGGCGCAATATCACCGAATCGCAGGCAGGCGAGGGAAAAACAGAGCGGCCGTGGCCGTTGGACACAGCATTTTAGCGATTGTATACATCTTGTTAACGCGAAGACAAGAATATAAGGAACTAGGATTTGACTACTTCGACCAACGAAACCACGATATGGTAATGAACCGTTCTATTAAACGTTTGGAATCCTTGGGATACCAAGTGAATCTGAGTGAGCAAACGGCCTGACGGCCGAAATTAAAAAAACAAAACATGGGGTTTGTTTTCGTATGCGTAATTTTAGTGTTCTAGAGCAATTTTATTTTCAGGGCAGAATTTATATTTTTCACGCATTAATTTATCCTTATATTTCTCGAAGAAACGGGTGCCGTCCATATAAAGGACGGCAAAGCCGTTTCATCTTGTTGAAATGCAAGAGAGAAAATTAGTCAAAATTCATGATATAATAAGCCTAATAAATTGCAACCGAATGGGGGAGCACAAGGCTATGGATCCGATGACAAAAATGTGGTTGTCCCTGATCGCGATACTGATTATGGGACTGTCTGTTTTTTTGATTACTTTTGCACGTAGCAAGACTAAGGGTTGGCTCAGAGGGGTATTGTCCCTAGTTGCTTTTATTATTATGTTAATCGGGTTGCTAGGCGGAGTGGCTTCAATCATGTAAGCCATTACAACATATGCAGAAAGGATGCCACATCATGAAACCGCAAAAGGGACTAACTGTTGTATTTCAGCCGGGGGGCCGTAAAGCTGTGGTCAATCACGGGGTATCACTGCTGGAGGCGGCCCGCAAGGCAGGTGTAACGATAACCACTCGCTGCGGCGGCAAGGCCGGCTGCCTCATGTGCAAGGTAACGATCACGAAGGATGAAGCAGCCGGATTAAGACCAGCGGGTGATATTGAGCGGCGCAAGCTCGGAAGTGCTTTGGAGCAGGGCGTGCGTCTGGCCTGCCAGGCCGCCGTGTGGAACGATGTAACTGTTCAGGTGCCCGAAGACCCACTTAAGGCTGCAGTACGCCGTAAGCTTGAAGCAGCACGCCGTGGAGAAGATGACGAGCTGTGGTAGGGTGTGGGATCTAACAGAGGGGAGACCGTTTAAGTGATTTATTTGAGGTATGGAAATAGGGTCCGAGCCATGACCGGGACACTGATAGGGTTGCTGTTGTTAAGCATAACTCTCTCCGGTTGCCTGTATCCGGGAGAGCAGAAGCAATCGGCTGTTAATTACCGCGAAAGCGTGAAACGAATACAGGCTGCTGTCGATGATTATCAGCAGGAGGAGGGGCTCTTGCCG comes from Paenibacillus sp. 19GGS1-52 and encodes:
- a CDS encoding 2Fe-2S iron-sulfur cluster-binding protein, whose protein sequence is MKPQKGLTVVFQPGGRKAVVNHGVSLLEAARKAGVTITTRCGGKAGCLMCKVTITKDEAAGLRPAGDIERRKLGSALEQGVRLACQAAVWNDVTVQVPEDPLKAAVRRKLEAARRGEDDELW
- a CDS encoding stage VI sporulation protein F; the encoded protein is MSRDFSKDALNAINKKAGKNISEGAIKKLASTVKPGTTQNEAQLRQLIKQVSSMAKVPVSEATVQEIINAVKKGGASSGTMESLMKMMLKK
- a CDS encoding IS110 family transposase, with amino-acid sequence MEILIERCCGLDVHKKSITACIITSKGKEIRSFETLTRRLIDLVDWIKSERCTHVAMESTGDYWKPIYNLLEMEDLEPLVVNAQHIKAVPGRKTDVKDAEWIAKLLRHGLVQGSYIPNRDQRELREIIRYRRSIIEERTREVNRLQKVLEGGNIKLSSVASNVLGVSGRNMLEAMIQGESDPSILADFAQKKLKAKKEQLKLALEGSLGPHQLLMLEKQLSHIDQLNELITELDEEIERRMSPFAEDLKLLDTIPGVGKRTAEQILAEIGTDMTRFPSAGHLCSWAGMTPGHDESAGKKRSAKTRKGNKKLRSALVESARAAGRKKNTYLSAQYHRIAGRRGKNRAAVAVGHSILAIVYILLTRRQEYKELGFDYFDQRNHDMVMNRSIKRLESLGYQVNLSEQTA
- a CDS encoding DUF2768 family protein, producing MDPMTKMWLSLIAILIMGLSVFLITFARSKTKGWLRGVLSLVAFIIMLIGLLGGVASIM